Proteins from one Streptomyces genisteinicus genomic window:
- a CDS encoding aminotransferase class I/II-fold pyridoxal phosphate-dependent enzyme: protein MLGEYRIVGRRASEIAASIERAVGDGGLDPGQLLPPMRELAAELGVNPNTVAAAYRTLRERGVIETAGRRGSRVRPRPATTPRNAIRVEAPPGVRDLGAGNPDTALLPSLREVFAAAAARHDEAPVLYGQGQLVPEFARLARAALDADGVPAGPLAVASGALDAIERVLAAHLRAGDRVAVEDPGWGSLLDLVTALGFTAVPMGLDDEGPLPADLERALAGGARAVVVTDRAQNPTGAAVTAARAAALREVLGRHPDTLLVEDDHGHAIVAQELHALGGTTAHWAFVRSTAKAYGPDLRLAVVTGDRVTVDRVLGRLGLGPGWVSHILQHAVAGLWRSGAVDPAEVARAYGVRRQALVDALARRGVASHGRSGMNVWIPVADETGVVTRLLRAGWAVAPGARFRLAAPPGVRVTVSGLTARDIEPLASAVAEACGPVTPRTYG, encoded by the coding sequence GTGCTAGGAGAGTATCGGATCGTAGGGCGGCGCGCATCGGAGATCGCCGCGAGCATCGAGCGCGCGGTCGGGGACGGCGGGCTCGATCCGGGGCAGCTCCTGCCCCCCATGCGGGAGTTGGCCGCAGAGCTCGGCGTCAACCCGAACACCGTCGCCGCCGCCTACCGCACCCTGCGGGAGCGCGGGGTGATCGAGACGGCGGGCCGCAGGGGCAGCCGGGTGCGCCCGCGGCCGGCCACCACCCCGCGCAACGCCATCCGCGTCGAGGCGCCGCCGGGCGTGCGCGATCTCGGCGCGGGCAATCCCGACACGGCCCTGCTGCCGTCCCTGCGCGAGGTGTTCGCGGCCGCGGCGGCCCGGCACGACGAGGCCCCCGTCCTCTACGGGCAGGGGCAGCTCGTCCCGGAGTTCGCGCGCCTGGCCAGGGCGGCTCTCGACGCGGACGGGGTGCCCGCAGGGCCGCTCGCCGTCGCCTCGGGCGCCCTCGACGCGATCGAGCGGGTGCTCGCGGCGCATCTGCGGGCCGGGGACCGGGTGGCCGTGGAGGACCCCGGCTGGGGCAGCCTGCTGGACCTGGTCACCGCGCTCGGCTTCACGGCCGTGCCCATGGGGCTCGACGACGAGGGCCCCCTGCCCGCGGACCTGGAGCGCGCCCTGGCCGGCGGCGCCCGCGCCGTGGTGGTCACGGACCGCGCCCAGAACCCGACCGGAGCCGCCGTCACCGCCGCGCGTGCCGCCGCCCTGCGGGAGGTCCTGGGCCGCCACCCGGACACCCTCCTCGTGGAGGACGACCACGGGCACGCGATCGTGGCGCAGGAGCTCCACGCACTCGGGGGCACGACCGCCCACTGGGCGTTCGTGCGCTCGACGGCCAAGGCGTACGGGCCCGATCTCCGGCTGGCCGTGGTCACCGGGGACCGGGTGACGGTCGACCGGGTGCTCGGACGGCTGGGGCTCGGGCCGGGCTGGGTCAGCCACATCCTCCAGCACGCCGTCGCCGGCCTCTGGCGGTCGGGGGCGGTGGACCCGGCGGAGGTCGCCCGCGCCTACGGAGTCCGGCGGCAGGCGCTCGTGGACGCGCTCGCCCGCCGGGGAGTGGCGTCGCACGGCCGCAGCGGGATGAACGTCTGGATCCCCGTCGCCGACGAGACCGGTGTCGTCACCCGGCTGCTGCGCGCCGGCTGGGCCGTCGCGCCCGGGGCGCGGTTCCGTCTGGCGGCGCCGCCCGGCGTCCGTGTCACCGTCTCCGGCCTCACGGCGCGGGACATCGAACCGCTCGCCTCGGCCGTGGCGGAGGCATGCGGACCCGTGACCCCGCGCACCTACGGCTGA
- a CDS encoding pyridoxamine 5'-phosphate oxidase family protein translates to MTDTARPDTAAYGPTERTVPTRARQRASYDREAVHAILDESYLCHLGFVRDGAPVVLPTLYARVGEALYVHGSTGSRPLRATGESDPGLPVCLTVTHVDGLVLARSAFHHSINYRSVVVHGTARQVTDPEEKNLALDAIVDQVVAGRSADSRPANARELAATAVIRVDLAEASAKARTGGPNDEPEDMGLPHWAGVVPVSRTYGAPVPSADLADSVALPDYLAARA, encoded by the coding sequence ATGACCGACACCGCCCGGCCGGACACCGCCGCCTACGGACCGACGGAGCGCACGGTGCCGACCCGTGCCCGTCAACGCGCCTCGTACGACCGGGAGGCGGTGCACGCGATACTCGACGAGAGCTACCTCTGCCATCTCGGCTTCGTCCGCGACGGCGCCCCCGTCGTCCTGCCGACGCTGTACGCGCGGGTCGGCGAGGCGCTCTACGTCCACGGCTCGACCGGCTCCCGGCCGCTGCGCGCGACCGGCGAGAGCGACCCCGGCCTGCCCGTCTGCCTCACGGTCACCCACGTCGACGGGCTGGTGCTCGCCCGCTCGGCCTTCCACCACTCCATCAACTACCGCTCCGTCGTGGTCCACGGCACCGCCCGGCAGGTGACCGATCCCGAGGAGAAGAACCTGGCGCTCGACGCGATCGTCGACCAGGTGGTGGCGGGCCGCTCCGCCGACTCCCGGCCCGCCAACGCCAGGGAGCTGGCGGCCACCGCGGTGATCAGGGTCGACCTGGCCGAGGCCTCCGCGAAGGCCCGCACCGGCGGACCCAACGACGAGCCGGAGGACATGGGACTCCCCCACTGGGCCGGTGTCGTCCCGGTGTCCCGCACCTACGGCGCCCCCGTCCCGTCCGCCGATCTCGCGGACTCCGTCGCCCTCCCCGACTACCTGGCCGCCCGCGCCTGA